A window of Panicum virgatum strain AP13 chromosome 8K, P.virgatum_v5, whole genome shotgun sequence contains these coding sequences:
- the LOC120644402 gene encoding putative receptor-like protein kinase At3g47110 isoform X1, which translates to MFPILLLLLLLPHVTCSLLHENQTDRIALLDFKLSCSDPHGSLAFWNASSDFCLWKGVSCGRKHRQRVTQLDLTNQGLTGHLSPSLGNLTHLRALRLANNSFRGEIPASLGHLRRLEVIYLSNNSLQGWIPDELSNCSNLKILSLKSNRLKGRIPHTIGSLLKLVILNLSANNLTGSIPRSIGYMTALDVLSLSENYLQGSIPEELGLLLDMSYLGLGANFLSGNVPPMLFNLSSVIYFGLELNHLDKAVLPSDFGSHLPKLQHLGLDSNNFEGPIPASLANASSLIDIGLSRNYFSGRVPSSLGHLHDLTFLNLESNSLDTSDRESWEFIDSLANCSQLQTIALDMNNLGGDVPGSIGNLSSQLQVLYLGTNQLSGVFPSGIANLQNLIALSLENNQYVGAIPEWVGKLGNLQVLYLEGNSLTGTIPLSIGNLSQLLYLYLQDNKIEGLLPASLGNMKYLQRLNITNNSLQGSVPAEIFSLPSLISCQLSFNKLDGTLPLEVGNAKQLIELELSSNKLSGEVPTTLGNCRGLEIIDLAQNSLVGELPVSLGNLQSLKILNLSHNKLSGPIPKSLGGLKLLSQIDISFNHLVGEIPTKGVFLNASSTVLEGNSGLCGGVAELHIPACSVSSSDPFRRRRSFRVKLIAAIVITVIFVLLTLIILGFLYRKKKVKQPSLVRPSFGSKFPTVTYKDLADATDQFSPSNLIGRGRYGSVYKAKLHGQTDYVAVKVFDMETRGANRSFMAECEALRSLRHRNLVPILTACSSIDSGGNDFKALVYEFMTNGSLDSFLHPKEDATHGPCYLTLTQRLSIALDIANALEYLHHSSQRPIVHYDLKPSNILLGNDLTAHISDFGLARFFDNVSTASTAAVKGTIGYIAPEYAAGGQVTASGDVYAFGIILLEMFTGRRPTDDMFKDGVSIVSFVEASFPDHMTEIVDTELLEEIDDFEAQTESMVTGMDCVRSVLRVGLSCTSQSPNERSSMREVAAKLQTIRESYG; encoded by the exons ATGTTCCCTATTCTGCTACTACTGCTGCTATTGCCGCATGTGACCTGCTCGCTGTTGCATGAGAATCAAACTGATCGCATCGCTCTACTTGATTTCAAGCTCTCCTGTAGTGATCCTCATGGATCCTTGGCCTTCTGGAATGCGAGCAGTGACTTCTGCTTGTGGAAAGGCGTCTCATGCGGCCGGAAGCATCGGCAGCGTGTCACTCAGCTTGACCTCACCAATCAAGGCTTGACTGGCCACTTATCTCCATCCCTCGGAAACCTTACGCATCTAAGAGCTTTGCGCCTGGCAAATAACAGCTTCAGAGGTGAGATCCCTGCTTCACTTGGTCATCTAAGGCGACTGGAGGTGATTTACTTGAGCAATAACTCACTGCAAGGATGGATTCCTGACGAGCTCTCCAATTGTTCTAACCTCAAGATCTTATCCTTGAAATCCAATCGTCTAAAAGGGAGGATTCCTCATACTATTGGTTCTCTCTTGAAGCTTGTCATTCTGAATCTTTCAGCAAACAACCTCACTGGATCCATTCCACGTTCTATTGGTTACATGACAGCTCTGGATGTACTTTCTCTTTCAGAGAACTACCTTCAGGGAAGCATCCCCGAAGAACTTGGGCTGCTTTTGGACATGTCATACTTGGGTCTTGGAGCCAACTTTTTGTCGGGAAATGTGCCGCCGATGTTGTTCAACCTGTCTTCTGTCATTTACTTTGGACTGGAGCTGAACCATCTTGACAAGGCCGTGTTACCTTCTGATTTTGGCAGCCATCTTCCCAAACTTCAGCACCTTGGGTTAGACTCTAACAATTTTGAGGGGCCTATCCCAGCTTCTCTGGCTAATGCTTCAAGCCTCATTGATATTGGGCTGTCCCGCAACTATTTCAGTGGTAGAGTGCCAAGCTCTCTAGGCCATTTACATGATCTCACCTTCCTGAATCTTGAATCCAACAGTCTTGACACATCTGACAGGGAGAGCTGGGAGTTCATCGACTCATTGGCCAACTGCAGCCAACTTCAAACTATTGCACTTGATATGAATAACTTAGGAGGGGATGTGCCAGGCTCAATTGGTAATCTGTCCTCTCAACTCCAAGTATTGTACTTAGGCACAAACCAGTTATCTGGGGTGTTCCCCTCAGGCATTGCAAACCTCCAGAACTTGATTGCCTTATCGCTTGAAAATAACCAGTATGTCGGGGCGATTCCGGAATGGGTTGGAAAGCTGGGGAATTTGCAAGTATTATACCTTGAAGGAAACAGCCTCACCGGAACAATACCGCTTTCCATCGGTAATCTTTCTCAATTGTTATATCTCTATCTTCAAGACAACAAGATCGAAGGGCTCCTTCCAGCCAGCCTTGGAAACATGAAGTACCTTCAAAGATTGAACATCACTAACAACAGCCTCCAAGGGAGTGTTCCAGCTGAGATTTTCAGTCTGCCCTCACTGATAAGTTGCCAACTCTCTTTTAACAAGCTTGATGGCACATTGCCCCTTGAGGTTGGCAATGCTAAACAACTCATTGAGCTGGAACTGTCGTCAAACAAGTTATCTGGAGAAGTCCCAACTACTCTGGGTAACTGCAGGGGCTTAGAAATCATAGATCTTGCACAGAACTCCCTTGTTGGAGAACTCCCAGTATCCTTAGGCAACTTGCAGAGCTTGAAAATATTGAATCTTTCTCACAATAAGTTGTCAGGGCCCATCCCGAAATCCCTTGGTGGGTTGAAGTTGCTCAGCCAAATAGATATTTCATTCAATCATCTTGTAGGTGAGATTCCAACAAAAGGTGTGTTCCTGAATGCATCCAGTACCGTGCTTGAAGGGAACTCAGGGCTGTGCGGTGGAGTAGCAGAACTCCATATTCCGGCATGCTCTGTGTCATCTTCAGATCCATTCAGGCGACGGCGGTCATTCAGGGTGAAACTAATAGCCGCTATAGTGATCACAGTCATATTTGTACTTCTGACACTGATCATTCTTGGCTTCCTGTATAGAAAGAAGAAAGTGAAACAGCCATCTCTGGTCCGTCCTTCATTTGGTTCAAAGTTTCCCACAGTCACTTACAAGGATCTAGCTGATGCAACGGATCAATTTTCACCATCCAATTTGATCGGCAGAGGACGATACGGCTCTGTCTACAAAGCAAAGTTACATGGACAGACTGACTATGTAGCAGTGAAGGTTTTTGATATGGAAACAAGAGGTGCAAACCGGAGTTTCATGGCGGAATGTGAAGCTTTGAGAAGTTTAAGGCACCGTAATCTCGTACCTATCCTAACTGCCTGCTCAAGCATTGATTCTGGAGGAAATGATTTCAAAGCATTGGTTTACGAATTCATGACTAATGGTAGCCTGGACTCATTTTTACACCCAAAGGAAGATGCTACACATGGTCCCTGTTATCTTACTCTAACTCAAAGGTTGAGCATTGCTCTTGACATCGCAAATGCATTGGAATATCTGCACCACAGTAGCCAGAGGCCCATTGTTCACTATGATCTGAAGCCTAGCAACATCCTTCTCGGCAACGATTTGACTGCTCACATCAGTGACTTTGGCCTCGCCAGATTCTTTGACAATGTAAGCACGGCTAGCACCGCTGCAGTGAAGGGCACCATCGGTTACATTGCTCCAG AGTATGCAGCTGGAGGGCAAGTGACGGCTTCCGGTGATGTGTACGCCTTTGGGATAATCCTGCTTGAGATGTTCACTGGGAGGAGGCCTACTGACGACATGTTCAAAGATGGGGTGAGCATTGTGAGCTTCGTGGAGGCAAGTTTCCCTGACCATATGACGGAGATCGTCGACACCGAGCTGCTCGAAGAAATTGATGACTTTGAAGCTCAGACGGAGAGCATGGTGACGGGTATGGACTGTGTGCGGTCCGTGCTGAGGGTCGGGCTGTCCTGCACATCCCAATCACCGAATGAGAGGTCGAGCATGAGAGAAGTGGCTGCGAAGCTGCAGACCATCAGGGAGTCGTATGGTTGA
- the LOC120644402 gene encoding receptor kinase-like protein Xa21 isoform X2, with the protein MTALDVLSLSENYLQGSIPEELGLLLDMSYLGLGANFLSGNVPPMLFNLSSVIYFGLELNHLDKAVLPSDFGSHLPKLQHLGLDSNNFEGPIPASLANASSLIDIGLSRNYFSGRVPSSLGHLHDLTFLNLESNSLDTSDRESWEFIDSLANCSQLQTIALDMNNLGGDVPGSIGNLSSQLQVLYLGTNQLSGVFPSGIANLQNLIALSLENNQYVGAIPEWVGKLGNLQVLYLEGNSLTGTIPLSIGNLSQLLYLYLQDNKIEGLLPASLGNMKYLQRLNITNNSLQGSVPAEIFSLPSLISCQLSFNKLDGTLPLEVGNAKQLIELELSSNKLSGEVPTTLGNCRGLEIIDLAQNSLVGELPVSLGNLQSLKILNLSHNKLSGPIPKSLGGLKLLSQIDISFNHLVGEIPTKGVFLNASSTVLEGNSGLCGGVAELHIPACSVSSSDPFRRRRSFRVKLIAAIVITVIFVLLTLIILGFLYRKKKVKQPSLVRPSFGSKFPTVTYKDLADATDQFSPSNLIGRGRYGSVYKAKLHGQTDYVAVKVFDMETRGANRSFMAECEALRSLRHRNLVPILTACSSIDSGGNDFKALVYEFMTNGSLDSFLHPKEDATHGPCYLTLTQRLSIALDIANALEYLHHSSQRPIVHYDLKPSNILLGNDLTAHISDFGLARFFDNVSTASTAAVKGTIGYIAPEYAAGGQVTASGDVYAFGIILLEMFTGRRPTDDMFKDGVSIVSFVEASFPDHMTEIVDTELLEEIDDFEAQTESMVTGMDCVRSVLRVGLSCTSQSPNERSSMREVAAKLQTIRESYG; encoded by the exons ATGACAGCTCTGGATGTACTTTCTCTTTCAGAGAACTACCTTCAGGGAAGCATCCCCGAAGAACTTGGGCTGCTTTTGGACATGTCATACTTGGGTCTTGGAGCCAACTTTTTGTCGGGAAATGTGCCGCCGATGTTGTTCAACCTGTCTTCTGTCATTTACTTTGGACTGGAGCTGAACCATCTTGACAAGGCCGTGTTACCTTCTGATTTTGGCAGCCATCTTCCCAAACTTCAGCACCTTGGGTTAGACTCTAACAATTTTGAGGGGCCTATCCCAGCTTCTCTGGCTAATGCTTCAAGCCTCATTGATATTGGGCTGTCCCGCAACTATTTCAGTGGTAGAGTGCCAAGCTCTCTAGGCCATTTACATGATCTCACCTTCCTGAATCTTGAATCCAACAGTCTTGACACATCTGACAGGGAGAGCTGGGAGTTCATCGACTCATTGGCCAACTGCAGCCAACTTCAAACTATTGCACTTGATATGAATAACTTAGGAGGGGATGTGCCAGGCTCAATTGGTAATCTGTCCTCTCAACTCCAAGTATTGTACTTAGGCACAAACCAGTTATCTGGGGTGTTCCCCTCAGGCATTGCAAACCTCCAGAACTTGATTGCCTTATCGCTTGAAAATAACCAGTATGTCGGGGCGATTCCGGAATGGGTTGGAAAGCTGGGGAATTTGCAAGTATTATACCTTGAAGGAAACAGCCTCACCGGAACAATACCGCTTTCCATCGGTAATCTTTCTCAATTGTTATATCTCTATCTTCAAGACAACAAGATCGAAGGGCTCCTTCCAGCCAGCCTTGGAAACATGAAGTACCTTCAAAGATTGAACATCACTAACAACAGCCTCCAAGGGAGTGTTCCAGCTGAGATTTTCAGTCTGCCCTCACTGATAAGTTGCCAACTCTCTTTTAACAAGCTTGATGGCACATTGCCCCTTGAGGTTGGCAATGCTAAACAACTCATTGAGCTGGAACTGTCGTCAAACAAGTTATCTGGAGAAGTCCCAACTACTCTGGGTAACTGCAGGGGCTTAGAAATCATAGATCTTGCACAGAACTCCCTTGTTGGAGAACTCCCAGTATCCTTAGGCAACTTGCAGAGCTTGAAAATATTGAATCTTTCTCACAATAAGTTGTCAGGGCCCATCCCGAAATCCCTTGGTGGGTTGAAGTTGCTCAGCCAAATAGATATTTCATTCAATCATCTTGTAGGTGAGATTCCAACAAAAGGTGTGTTCCTGAATGCATCCAGTACCGTGCTTGAAGGGAACTCAGGGCTGTGCGGTGGAGTAGCAGAACTCCATATTCCGGCATGCTCTGTGTCATCTTCAGATCCATTCAGGCGACGGCGGTCATTCAGGGTGAAACTAATAGCCGCTATAGTGATCACAGTCATATTTGTACTTCTGACACTGATCATTCTTGGCTTCCTGTATAGAAAGAAGAAAGTGAAACAGCCATCTCTGGTCCGTCCTTCATTTGGTTCAAAGTTTCCCACAGTCACTTACAAGGATCTAGCTGATGCAACGGATCAATTTTCACCATCCAATTTGATCGGCAGAGGACGATACGGCTCTGTCTACAAAGCAAAGTTACATGGACAGACTGACTATGTAGCAGTGAAGGTTTTTGATATGGAAACAAGAGGTGCAAACCGGAGTTTCATGGCGGAATGTGAAGCTTTGAGAAGTTTAAGGCACCGTAATCTCGTACCTATCCTAACTGCCTGCTCAAGCATTGATTCTGGAGGAAATGATTTCAAAGCATTGGTTTACGAATTCATGACTAATGGTAGCCTGGACTCATTTTTACACCCAAAGGAAGATGCTACACATGGTCCCTGTTATCTTACTCTAACTCAAAGGTTGAGCATTGCTCTTGACATCGCAAATGCATTGGAATATCTGCACCACAGTAGCCAGAGGCCCATTGTTCACTATGATCTGAAGCCTAGCAACATCCTTCTCGGCAACGATTTGACTGCTCACATCAGTGACTTTGGCCTCGCCAGATTCTTTGACAATGTAAGCACGGCTAGCACCGCTGCAGTGAAGGGCACCATCGGTTACATTGCTCCAG AGTATGCAGCTGGAGGGCAAGTGACGGCTTCCGGTGATGTGTACGCCTTTGGGATAATCCTGCTTGAGATGTTCACTGGGAGGAGGCCTACTGACGACATGTTCAAAGATGGGGTGAGCATTGTGAGCTTCGTGGAGGCAAGTTTCCCTGACCATATGACGGAGATCGTCGACACCGAGCTGCTCGAAGAAATTGATGACTTTGAAGCTCAGACGGAGAGCATGGTGACGGGTATGGACTGTGTGCGGTCCGTGCTGAGGGTCGGGCTGTCCTGCACATCCCAATCACCGAATGAGAGGTCGAGCATGAGAGAAGTGGCTGCGAAGCTGCAGACCATCAGGGAGTCGTATGGTTGA